From a single Blastocatellia bacterium genomic region:
- a CDS encoding carboxypeptidase regulatory-like domain-containing protein gives MIARKGNFRVGIFMALLCAATAVGQTITGQLSGVVTDPMGAVIVNATVSLRHLTTNATRATTTDAAGRYLFTNLEPGLYQMTVSAAGFKTAMFDSISIQVATHRALDVALEVGSLTEVFPLDALAPLLEYTTSDVGAIMTGQWTRNLPLNGRDFAQLTRLTAGATTDAEGGAAAFVVNGQRASANNFLVDGIEANDPLLQINAAGSSGTSAAYASVDTILEFKVQTSNFSAEFGRYAGAVVNVITRAGTNDFHGSLFEFLRNDALDANNYFNNAAGLPRPPLRSHQFGGVIGGPIKKDALFFFASYEGIRQSFGAISNGTVASLLARQRADARIRPVINQIVLPTGPPLPENPLLATFTGITPSRLREDNVSLRLDANIDTSDRFFIRYAGSDGRRRFGGSSAAAAPNVVDDGVSRLQHLTFSHTHIFSSTLINEFRLGLGRIKRHEQSIPLPLAGAQPALDQHGHPTLPLVIVSDQTLNNNIVGGVVGPQGDAFNTFQYMNHLSYLHGRHNIKLGADVRRVQLNRFNEGANGGQSGVIVFATTDDLIANVPQAFINQVGIRRRGFRFTNLGVYAQEDFHAAQGLSWNIGLRYELNTVLKEVNRLQSNIVFGPDGQLQLTPLGAPLYRGDYNNLAPRVGFAFAPPKQLRWVLRGGFGVYFDQLTQIATNLMSNPPVTLTNTAFLPGPYPDFLPFLPTTPPSEPPFGGGTMIPLNARTPYSYQYNLNLQLQLSATMRAQIAYVGSRGIKLLRERIINFLFPFGTVPGPITGFQDTNFGLIQVNEPSAQSVYSSMQLTFERRLRQGFSVLANYTWSHSIDDASTLGLFGTQILGARSASPFPSNPNNAKADRGNSNFDVRHIFNLSYSWELPLKRILKSPDRLIDGWAFHGIISSRTGQPFTVAVGSDAAGIGDATPFFSQRPNLVPGVPLTLGRRRGPRLPLNPAAFSVPTFGTFGNLGRNTFRGPSFSQYDIALSKTIALGEQWRLQLRVEAFNLFNRANFSLPTETANLNVAQKSPEAFGTSTSTVNSQNLNVGPIFGPGGPRSFQIGIKILRGGN, from the coding sequence ATGATTGCGCGCAAAGGCAACTTCCGCGTCGGCATTTTCATGGCGCTGCTCTGTGCGGCAACCGCTGTCGGTCAGACGATTACAGGTCAGCTCTCCGGCGTTGTGACCGACCCGATGGGCGCCGTGATCGTCAATGCCACTGTCTCGCTGCGCCACCTCACCACCAATGCCACACGCGCCACGACGACCGACGCCGCAGGCCGCTATCTTTTCACCAACCTCGAACCCGGCCTCTATCAAATGACCGTTTCCGCTGCTGGCTTCAAAACCGCCATGTTCGATTCGATCAGCATTCAAGTGGCCACACACCGCGCACTCGACGTGGCGTTGGAAGTCGGATCGCTCACCGAAGTCTTTCCGCTGGATGCACTAGCGCCGCTGCTGGAATACACAACCTCCGATGTGGGCGCGATCATGACCGGTCAATGGACGCGCAACCTGCCGCTCAATGGCCGAGATTTCGCTCAACTGACACGATTGACCGCCGGCGCTACCACCGATGCCGAAGGCGGCGCGGCCGCATTCGTCGTCAATGGCCAACGCGCTTCGGCCAATAATTTCTTAGTGGATGGCATCGAAGCAAACGACCCGCTGCTGCAAATCAACGCAGCCGGCTCCAGTGGAACCAGCGCCGCTTATGCTTCCGTGGATACCATCCTCGAATTCAAAGTGCAAACGTCCAACTTTTCCGCTGAATTCGGCCGTTACGCCGGCGCTGTCGTCAACGTGATCACACGCGCCGGCACGAACGATTTTCATGGATCGCTCTTCGAGTTCTTGCGCAATGACGCGCTTGATGCCAATAACTACTTCAACAATGCGGCTGGGCTGCCCCGCCCGCCGTTGCGCAGCCATCAATTTGGCGGCGTCATCGGCGGCCCGATCAAGAAAGATGCGCTCTTTTTCTTCGCCTCTTACGAAGGCATCCGGCAAAGCTTCGGCGCAATTTCCAACGGCACGGTTGCTTCGCTGCTGGCTCGACAACGCGCCGACGCACGCATTCGTCCGGTCATCAATCAAATTGTCCTGCCGACCGGCCCGCCGCTGCCTGAGAATCCATTGCTGGCCACGTTCACCGGCATTACGCCGTCACGCCTGCGCGAAGATAATGTGTCGCTCCGGCTGGACGCCAACATTGACACATCCGACCGTTTCTTCATCCGCTATGCCGGCAGTGATGGCCGCCGCCGCTTTGGCGGCTCATCGGCCGCCGCCGCGCCTAACGTTGTAGATGATGGCGTCAGCCGCCTTCAGCATCTGACCTTCAGCCATACGCACATCTTTAGCTCGACGCTCATCAACGAATTTCGTCTGGGACTGGGCCGCATCAAACGTCATGAACAGAGCATCCCGCTGCCGCTGGCCGGCGCCCAGCCGGCGCTCGATCAGCATGGTCATCCGACATTGCCGCTGGTCATCGTTTCTGATCAAACGCTCAACAACAATATCGTCGGCGGCGTCGTCGGCCCGCAGGGCGACGCTTTCAATACGTTTCAGTACATGAACCACCTGAGCTATCTTCACGGGCGTCACAACATCAAGCTCGGCGCAGATGTTCGCCGCGTGCAGCTCAACCGATTTAATGAAGGCGCCAACGGCGGACAGAGCGGCGTGATCGTTTTTGCCACCACGGACGACTTGATTGCCAATGTGCCACAAGCTTTCATCAATCAGGTTGGCATTCGTCGGCGCGGCTTCCGTTTCACCAATCTGGGCGTTTACGCGCAGGAAGATTTTCACGCTGCGCAAGGCTTGAGCTGGAACATCGGCCTCCGCTATGAACTCAACACAGTGCTCAAAGAAGTCAATCGCCTCCAATCCAATATCGTGTTCGGTCCCGACGGACAGTTGCAATTGACGCCACTGGGCGCGCCTCTTTATCGAGGCGATTATAACAACCTGGCGCCCCGCGTCGGTTTTGCCTTTGCCCCACCCAAACAACTGCGATGGGTGCTTCGTGGCGGGTTCGGCGTCTATTTTGATCAGCTTACACAAATCGCCACCAACCTGATGAGCAATCCGCCTGTCACACTCACCAATACGGCGTTCTTGCCCGGCCCATATCCCGACTTCCTGCCATTTTTGCCAACCACTCCGCCAAGCGAGCCGCCATTCGGCGGAGGAACCATGATCCCACTGAATGCGCGGACACCGTATAGCTACCAATACAATCTCAACCTCCAATTGCAACTGAGCGCGACGATGCGCGCACAGATCGCCTACGTCGGCAGCCGCGGCATTAAATTGTTACGCGAACGAATCATCAATTTCCTCTTCCCCTTTGGCACTGTGCCCGGTCCCATTACCGGATTTCAAGACACCAATTTCGGCCTCATCCAAGTCAATGAACCGTCGGCTCAATCGGTGTATAGCAGCATGCAACTGACGTTTGAACGTCGGCTGCGCCAAGGCTTCAGCGTGTTGGCCAACTACACGTGGTCACATAGCATTGACGATGCTTCCACCTTGGGATTGTTTGGCACGCAAATCCTGGGCGCACGTTCGGCCTCGCCATTTCCCAGCAATCCCAACAACGCCAAAGCTGACCGTGGCAATTCCAATTTTGATGTTCGCCATATCTTCAACTTGAGTTATAGCTGGGAACTGCCGTTGAAACGCATTTTGAAATCGCCTGACCGATTGATAGATGGCTGGGCCTTTCACGGCATCATCAGCTCACGCACAGGCCAGCCGTTCACCGTCGCTGTCGGCTCCGATGCTGCCGGCATCGGCGATGCCACGCCGTTTTTTTCACAACGTCCCAACCTGGTGCCCGGTGTTCCGCTCACGCTTGGACGACGCCGAGGCCCTCGTTTACCGCTCAATCCAGCGGCATTCAGCGTTCCCACGTTCGGCACATTCGGCAATCTCGGCAGGAATACATTTCGGGGTCCTTCATTCAGTCAGTA
- a CDS encoding ScyD/ScyE family protein, with the protein MIARWLALVLALLQLFPATTMCQATPRVLATGLQSPTKIIVLTDGLVVVAESGSGKNDGRISLLNAAGQRRTLIDGLPSGIEPVGPTGNVSGPNSMAVAGRTLYVSIGIGDSLAGRSMQPGTASEFNPFPSSPLFSSVLQLDFQRELDFDLGPFSLNRLHHIALAGGASLTIRSDDDEQVTIRTLTNFLPDHLADPTLPGYRGPNPFDLVIDARRPTTMYVTDGGLGRIVKIDLANQTTKDFVTFAKIPRPPGTLIGPFMIDPFPTGARQHGDHLYVALLTGFPFAQRASQIQRINLETGATETVLRDLTSCVDVEPLSGNRLLVLQLSTNLFALPPNLPRPGRLLRFDSFASTNPAILADGLMLPNSMAYHRPDNELFIVEIAAGRILQLSLP; encoded by the coding sequence ATGATCGCTCGATGGCTGGCTCTTGTCTTGGCTCTGCTACAGCTATTCCCTGCCACAACGATGTGTCAAGCAACGCCTCGCGTGCTTGCTACTGGTCTTCAATCGCCAACCAAGATTATCGTTTTGACTGACGGTCTGGTGGTCGTCGCTGAAAGCGGTAGCGGTAAAAATGACGGACGCATTTCATTGCTCAACGCCGCTGGTCAGCGTCGCACGTTGATTGATGGATTGCCATCGGGGATCGAACCTGTCGGGCCAACGGGCAATGTCTCGGGACCAAATAGCATGGCTGTGGCCGGCCGCACCCTGTACGTCAGCATTGGCATCGGCGACTCGCTAGCGGGTCGCTCAATGCAACCGGGCACGGCGAGCGAATTTAATCCATTTCCTTCGTCGCCGTTGTTCAGCTCTGTTTTGCAACTGGATTTCCAGCGCGAGCTGGACTTCGACCTAGGCCCTTTTTCGCTCAACCGACTTCACCACATCGCGCTCGCTGGCGGCGCTTCCCTCACCATTCGAAGCGATGACGATGAACAGGTCACCATACGGACGCTCACCAACTTCCTACCGGATCACCTCGCCGATCCGACGCTGCCCGGCTACCGCGGCCCAAACCCGTTCGACTTGGTGATTGATGCTCGTCGCCCCACGACGATGTATGTGACTGACGGCGGACTCGGACGCATCGTCAAGATTGATCTGGCCAATCAGACCACGAAGGATTTTGTTACGTTCGCCAAAATCCCGCGGCCGCCCGGCACGCTCATCGGACCGTTTATGATTGACCCGTTTCCCACCGGCGCGCGTCAGCATGGTGATCACCTCTACGTCGCCTTGCTGACGGGCTTTCCCTTTGCTCAGCGCGCGTCGCAGATTCAACGAATCAACCTGGAGACAGGCGCGACAGAAACCGTGCTGCGCGACCTGACATCCTGCGTGGACGTCGAGCCCCTGAGCGGCAACAGGCTGCTCGTGCTGCAACTGAGCACTAACTTGTTTGCGCTTCCACCCAATCTGCCGCGACCTGGACGATTATTGCGTTTTGATTCATTCGCCTCAACCAATCCGGCCATTCTGGCTGATGGGCTTATGTTGCCCAACAGCATGGCCTATCATCGGCCTGATAACGAACTGTTCATCGTCGAAATCGCTGCCGGTCGAATTCTTCAACTGAGCCTGCCCTGA